CTGTGCTGAAGGGGACCGTGTGGGGACAATGGCCCCTTCTTGTTCCCTCATCTGAATGTTGAGTCTGTCACCCAGTCCTGATGATCTCACTCCCTGGTTATGTCTCATTTCAAATCCATCCATTTcttccatcaccaccatcatcaacTGGGCCTCTTCCTTGTCTACTGCGACCATGCTTACCACTTGCCACATGCCCATTCTCAGCACCTCCAAGTGATCcctacacagcagccagagtacTCTCTAAGAAATATGGATCACATTGCCTTCTACTTAAAACCCAGCAgcagggaaataaaagaaaaagggcattacaattagcatgtataatgtaggggggtcgtgcacaggaagggctgtgcaacacagagaagacaagtagtgattctatagcatcttacttcgctgatagacagtgactatgaaggggtatgtgggggggacttggtgatggggggagtctagtaaacataatgttcctcatgtaattgtagattaatgataccaaaaaaaaaaaaaaccatgcagTAGCCTCCCAGGGTCCTCAGAAAGAAGAGGCCCCATGGCCTTTacctccctgcctcctctggcCCCTGCCACACTGGCACAGCCACACACCACCACACAGCTTTCGCACATACTCCCACCTCTACCTAGAAGGCTGTCACCCCTCTTCATCCTTCCTCGCCTGCTCATCCTTCGGATCCCAGCTCAAACATCATTCCCTCAGGGTGGCCTTGGTCCAcgtcttctttttcttgttctccTAGGCTGGTGGTCCTTCACCTGGAACTATGGATCTCTGTCGTTTTTACACATTAAATTACATGACTGATTGACACCTGCTTCCCCACGCCCCCTTCCCCACTTCCCTCTCACCACTTCATGCCCTCTGAATGCAGGAACTGCATTTCCTTTGCCACTTAGAGCTGACTTTGCACTTAAAGATGTGTCAGCGGCTCAAGAGAGCTGAGCCCAGCCCCTGGCTGAGCCCACAGGTGGACTAGCAGTTCGGCCTGAAACTCTGGCCCTAGCAGAGACCCTGGAGCTTGTGCCTGGGCCTGGCTGGGAGAGGAAGGGGGTCACCGGCCATGTGCAGCGCAACCCTGGAACCCTGCAAACAGGCTTTGCAGCTGATTGCTCCCAAGGAAGGGGAGTGGTGGCAAGAAAAATGGTGACAGAAAGATAGGTTCTGGCACCAAACCCTGCCACCATGTTCTGGTGGTGCTGGCCTTAGGATTTATAGCTCTGACTTCTCTCACTATGTGCCCAGCAATGGACTCAGAGCTGAGCGCAAACAGAAACAGACGACAAAACTAAATGGACTTGgggtaaaaaagaagaaagctagAAGTGCAGTCGATCGTTTCCCCTGTATAAGCCTTGAAGGTATCAACATTGGAAGCATTTGGCATTGTAGAGGGAGTTGTGGGAACACTGCTTCCTCAGAAACAggcaaggagaaagagaggaaaggtACAAGGGACTCTGAATGGATCCCAGCAGAGCCGAGGGGACTCTGGGGAGGGGGGCACTCTCAGCTTTCCCAGCAGCAGGCAGGGTCCTGGGAGTTATAACATGAATCTAGTCAGTAAACACTGGGTGTTGGATTACAAGAAGGCACAGCCACCCCCTGAGGGAACAGAGTGCCCAGCCTAGTGAGGGAGATGGAGAACTCACCGAATTTCCTCCGTAGCCGTACCAGGTGCCATTGTAAAAGTAACAGTCAAATTAAATAGGAATCCACTTCTCAcccattattataaaaaaaacagaaaacaagtgttggtgaggatgtggaaagattgaaacccttgtgcattgctggtgggaatggaaaatggcGCAGCCTCTACTGAAAACTGTATggtggtggttcctcaaaaatctggcAATTTCACTTTAAGGTACGGACCcccaagaattgaaagcagagatGTATAGAGGTCATTGTACACCCATGATCATAGCAGCATTAGTCATGATAGttgaaaggtggaagcaacccaacggccatcaacagatgaatggataaataacatgtggtatatatgcacaatgaaatatcattcatcttaagaaaaaggaaattctgacacatgctacatgaTGGATGAATCTGAGAACATTACACAAAGTGAGATAAACCAGTTACAAGTGGACAAACCCTGCATGAGTCCACTCATAGAGGTTCTTGGAGGAGTCAAATTtgtagacagaaagtagaatggtggctgccaagggctgggggaaaaggggaatgggagttagtgtttaaagggtacagagtttcatttagggaagatggaaaagttctggagatgggtggtagagatggttgcacaacaacgtGAATGTATTCAGTGTCACTGAACTAGATGGTTAAAAATAGTTAAAGTGATAAATTTATGGTGTGAATGTTTTACCACAATTGAATAAGTTTTTAatgaaatgggaataagtacaaaACTAACTTGGTTCTCTGCGCATGCTGGGGAGAGAGTTGGTGTGGGGACTGGAAGCAGGGTAAGAGGCAGAACTGGTGTTTGTATTCAGTGCACCCCTGCCAACAGGACCAGGTTATGTCTGCAGCCGTCGCTGAGTGGACGCTGGGAAATCTAACTACACTTGGCTCTGGAGCGGAACAGGGTGctgagagagcaagagaggcTGAATGTGGACAGATGCCCATTGTACATTAAAGTGCAACACAAGTGCTTAGAAATATGATTCTCTGCTAAACAGGAGGCAACACCATCCACCTGCTGAGAGCTGGTGATGAGCAAGGGGAGGTGGCAAGGTGGGGAGGCTCTGGAGTCTGAATAAGAGTAATGATGATTTAGGGTGGCCCTGTGGGGACTAAGGTAGACTGGGGAGAGCACTAAAGGGTTTGCTGAGCAGCAGGGAGGGCCCCCAAGTTGCAGGCAGGAGGATTCTAGAGGTCCAGGCAGGATGCCTTTGGGGACTCTTTTCAGCCTGTCATGGTAGCCTAACAAAGGAAGAATGACAAGCTCAGAAAATTGCCAGATGCTCCTAAGAGAACAGTGAATCCACttctgaaaatactgaccctAGATTCCAACCTGAGAAAAAGGAGCAGTCCATGAAGACAGACTGGAGATCATTAATCAGCACCAGTGATTTGTCCAAATTCTGGCACTGTACTCCTGGGTGTACATGAAATTATTTTGGCTGGCTCACAGGTTCATATTCAAAGGCATAGCCATTTTAATTCCCAGACACCATTTCATATAACTGcaagaacaaaatctctgattggTGCTGTGACTCTGTCCCCTCTGAAATCTGGGGGTCTCAGGACTTTATCTGAGAAAGAAGAGGCCTCAGGTGAAGCAACTTCAACAGGCAACAGTGTCCAGTTTAGGAGTTGATATGTTCTGGCCCACTGCCTGGTTctgttaaataaagttttattggaacactgccACACCATTGCTTTATATATCATCTACGGCTCTTTTGCTGTGATTGCAGAATTGAATGGTTATAACAAAGACTTTACAGACCACGAAATCTAAAATGCTTATATCTGGCCCATTATAGAAAAAGTTGGAGGCCCTCTGGCCTAGTTTAATTGCATTGTTTTGTTTCCAGTGTATATGTTCTTAAATACTTGCTATCTCTTATAAATACTATCAGTTTTCCACCAATGGTGACAATTATTAATCGaagtacaaaaaaaaatcccattaaaaaaaCATGTTATAATACTAACAAATTAATATAATAACACAcattacaaaattaatataaaatagaataatagaaGTAGACTGCAGTTCAGACAGAATACTGGGGGTAGTACAGATATGACACGGCTGATAAGCACAGGATTATGACAGAAAGCAAAGTCGAGAGATTTGAGAATGATGAAGATAAAGAGCAGCTTTGGCAGAGATGAGGGAGTGGGGACTGGAAAGCATTTCCTGAGAATGAGGAACCCACCTAAGGTGAATCTTACCCATCAAGGATGGAGACAGGGCTCAGCAGGTCCTAGGGTGGAGCTGGAGAAGCCAAGACTGAGAAAGGGGAGAAGATGATGGTACAGGAGAGTCGAGGCAGATCCCTTCCAACCTGGGGTTTTCCCTGCCGAGCACTGTGGCAAAAAGAATGCAAAGATATCTGTGACAATGACAACAGTGACATTTGTctatgcagtatggaggttctaaGCACATTATACCTATGAACTTGAACTTCACAGCAATCCTATGAAATAAGGCAGTCTTTTAcactaaggaaactgaggcacagagatggcaAGTGACTTGCCAACAGTCGTACAGCTAGTGAGTGGCATAAGCTGGTGAGGCTAGACCTGCCCTACATCAGACCTTTGCCACTCAGAAGGTGACCGGGCTGTGATCACTCGTACAGTCATGCCCGAGAGCTGTGACTCTGGGTCAGCTGAGCACTTGGCTGGCCTGGTCCTGCTCCCTGGGTCCCAGTTTTCTCTTTACATCCAGGTCATGGAGACTGTCATCCCTGTGACATCACAAGGAAATGGCAGATCGTGATGACTTTGCCAAAGAAGGGAAAAGGTCTTATTGCCAAGAGGAGGCAGAGCTGTGAGGCGGGAGCAGCAGGACAAACCTCTCTGATCACAGAGGTGGCTGCCACCCCAGGGGCCCCAAGAAGTCTGAGAAGTTGAGGGGCTGAGGGCTGTAAGGGACTGCACCTGACATCCCAGGCCAGGGGCTGGGCACTGAGCTGTGCCCTACACACTGCGTTCTTGGCTCAGAAAGCACAAGAGATGCCTACTGTCTTAGTTTCCCTGTTTTTGGAATTCTTTCCATTGTATTTATCACCCtctgaaattatatattttatgcgTTATTTAATTATCCATCATTTGTTTCCCCCGTTAGACTGTTAACTTGATAATGTCGGGTTCTGTGCTTGACCCTATTCCCAGCTGCCTGACACCTAGTAAGTGCTCATTAACATTGGTCTAATTTAAGTCCCACTTTGGCTCCAGCTTCTCTGTGCTGGGGTCACGCGGGGTTGCCATTCTTAGGGATGAGCTCCCTGCCCTGCCAAACAGGGGGAGTCAGCCAGAGCCCACGGGCAAGAGGCCTCTGCCTCCCCAGCTTCTCTCCTAGTGGCACAGGGACCACCAGGGGCATCTCAGTGTTGGGGGGCTAAATCTCGGTGTCTTTCTGGTACCTGGTGGCATGGTGGACCTTTAATGGGGTGCCGATTTTGTAATGACATTTGTTTCTGAAAGCTTGGTTTGACAGTCTGAATTTTCTATCTACGCTTCAGCTGGAGTCAAAGGATGccccaaaacaaagaaataagctTTTGGTTATTGTTACTGGTTGAATCGTGTCCcccaaaatccatatgttgaattcctaacctctagtacctcagaatgagaccttatttggaaataggacatGGCAGATGGAATTGGTTAAGACGAGGTGGTGCGGGAATAGGGTGGACTCCTAATGCAGTACAGCTGGTGCCTTATAAGAAGGGGGAATTTGGACACAGATGTGCACACAAGGAGAATGATACTTGAATATGAAAGTGATGCTTGTACAACCCAGAGGACGCCAAAGATCGGCAGgaagccaccagaagctagaatCCATGGAATGGATTCTCAAGCCCTCAGAAGCACCCAGGAGGCTGACACCTGGATCTCAGACTCctaacctccagaactgggaggccAGCAGCTTCCATTGCTCACgctctccccacccctcaccGTGTGGGGTTCTCCGTCACAGCAGCACCAGGAACCTCATGCAACTATCTCAAAGGGGGTGCTAGGCTCGACAGGTGAGCAGGTCACGGAAGCTCTCTGTGGGAGGAAGCAGGTGGTGGCATCCTTGTTAAAGCTGGGCACAGCGACCTCCATTTCATCAGGCCCAGGGGATGTTTCCTGCTCATGACCTGCCCCTGGTCTAGGTGTTCTGTCCCCACATGCTGACCACCCCTGCGTCTCTCACAGTCCACCTCGCCTTCCAGCCTGGCTCACTTCAGAGCGCGAGTCTCACCTGGCTTTTCACCAGCCATCCTGTCCATCTCTCCCAGCTGTGTAAATATCGAGGCGTGCTCACACACAGGGGATGGGACGCCAGCAAACAGGGGCAGGAGGGAGTCACAGGGCAGGTGTGGAGGACTCCCCATGGTTGAGCTGTCTGCAGGGGACTGTGGGGCCGGTGCGGGAATGGCCAGctattgtgagagagagaggcaggcttCAGAACAGAGCACACAAATGCAGCCCATTTCTGTAAGGCAGGAAAGGATATTTATGACCCTGGAGGATGAATGCCAAGGAGTGGATGCTGATTCCCTCTGGATACTGAAATTGTGAGTGGTTTCCATGTTTTTCCTTTTGCTCGTGAACATGTGATGTTTTTCAGctagaaatgtgtgtgtgcatgcaaagAGTGGAAATAAAAATGTTGAGGAGATCCAGACCGTGAGGAACCAGTGTTCCCTGGGATGCTGAGGGTCTGTGCTAAGTAGGGCCGACCTGGAGTGGGGATACTGGGGAGAAGACTTTCGTGATTGACAGCTTCTCTTCCACCCATCATCTGATGTCAGATGGGAGTACACAGCCAACCAGCCCTGTGGGCCCAGGACTCAGAGACTTCCTGGAACACAGAGATTTTAGTACTAAAATcattcacacacatgcacgctTGACCCTGCGAAGGTACCCAGGAGGCTGCACACAGCCAGGCCTGGACATCTCAGCGTGCCCTGCAGAGGACATTGCTGTCCATCAACTGTTCTTCCCCCAAAATTCTCCTGTCAAAGTCAGGGGCAATAGGTGGGAGGAGCCGTGGCCTCCCCAGCACCGGGAGGGATTCCTGTGTAGGTACCTGGTGGCTTCTGCAGGTGCATGAGGAAAGGATGCAAAGGATGGTGGGGGAATGGCCTTGACTACTTCTCACTTTGAGATGCCCTGGATTGACCACCCAGCTTGAGTCCAGTCTCATAGGGTTTCAGAATTTAAAATCCAGAACTTACATGATTCTCACCCTTCTAATACATTTTTCCTGAAAGTTTCTCATTCATTCTGACTTATTTTACATGGAGGACACTAAATTTGGACAACCCATTTATTCTTACCCAGTGGAGAGAGcaaaagaaaagtagaaatgATTTCTTTCAGTTACTTGAGGAAATGAGTCCAGAGAGGGTTGGTGCCTGGTTCGAGGCCCCCCAGTGGGCTGGGGACCGAGGGGCAGCCGTATCTGTGTAGCCCTGAGAGAGTGGCTGAAGACCTTTGCTGTGTTTTTCTCAGCTGACGCTCACCTGCTCACCCTGTGTAGGGGTGATAAGACCCCCCTGTTTTATACATAGCCCTTCAGGGAAGCACACAGTGCTCCCAAGACAGAAAGCAAACGTGGTGTTAGTCTAGAAAACACACAGAGAACCAGGTCAGCATTTCTTGACTTTCACCTAGAGTTGCCTTTAAGCCCACACCCAGGCCACCGCAGACAGCCCAGAGGtcccttctctcccctctccGTCCTGCCTGTTTGATCTCTGTGATGAGCCTCTTTCTGGGAAGCTCAGGTCTTTGGGTCTTTGGAGTGGAGAATCTACAAGACACACCAACCTTCTCTGGCTAATACTGACTGATTCTTAGAGCACAATTTCAAAATCTATTTATGTCAACAAACTCTTTTCCATATCTTCTACAAAAAAACCTCCCTTCCCTACAAGGAGGAgtagggcagggaggggagggaaataAAATCCCCACCACAGGAGATGGAGAAACTGTCTTAGAAAGCTGGAATTGTTCAGGCCTTGAGAGTCAGAGGACCGGGCACAGGACAGCCCTCTTCCAAGGTCACAGGCTCAATGTCCTGGTCGTTGGCACTGCAAATCCATCCAAAAGCACCCTCAGTCCTCCTCTGCCACGTAGCCTGGATTTGCCCCAGTGACGACCAGTCCCACACACAGTGACGTCAGGCTGTTTTTTTCGGGATCATTCCTGAGCCATGAAACAGTTAAGAAATTTCCTGCCCCACTGGCTGCCATGCTCATAAAGGTAGGTCCACGTGTACTTCCTTGTGGCTCCAGACAGACTGACGGCTGGCTCGTTTGCTCACACCCAGCAGGGAGCGAAGGCAGCAGGAGGCAGAACCGCCACCCTTCCATGCAAAGCAGCCCCAGGGGTGCGGCCgggctcctcctgctcctcctgggaCATGCTCCTGGAGAGGCTGTGGGGAAGATGCAACCCCGGGCAGTGTGCATTTCTTCTTGTACTGGCCCTCTTGCTTGATGCTGTGGGCCTGGTCCTCTTGCTGCTGGGCATTTTCGCTTCACTGGATTACTGGGACTTCTTGGTCTACACAGGGGCCCTGATTCTGGCTTTCAGCCTGCTGTTCTGGATCACCTGGTATTCCTTCAACATCAGGGTGTCTCTTGAGAAACTGGACTTTTAGCTTGGCCGTGGGCAGAGGAGGAAGGACCCAGGCTTCACATGCAGCTGTCTGCAAGCCTGCATCCTTGGGCAGTCAGAGGAACAGGAACATGTCACCGCCCCCACCCTGGATGCTCTGCCAGGGACCAGGTGAGTGCACGCGTGACCTGCCTGGCAGGGTGGCCAGGGAGGCTGGGACAAGCAGGGGCAGGCCAGAACCTTCTGAGACTGAAAGGGCAAGAAGCTGGAACACTGCACCCAGCTGCAGATTCCATCATCCTGGGCTCTGGCTGCATCTGTGGTGACCAGCCAGGAAAGCATTGGGATGTATTTTCTCCCCTGAGGACCTTTATCCTCAAAGAGATGAGAAAGGGTGTCTCCACAGCCCCTTCCACTTCTGGTAGGCCACGAATAGTCCTGCCATGCAGAACAGGCAGGAAGTTGGCCCTTGGGAGAAAAGAAGCTGTCTTGATTCCCTGCTGGAGAGAAGAGCCTTTAGCACTAGGAGTGCATGGCAAGTTCCCCAGTTGCTGCGTGCACTCTGCATGGAAGGAGGGCTGGGAGCAGGACTGGGGTGGGAGGAAACAGAAGAGGACCACCCATAATGGCCCTTCTTATACTGTTCCTCCCTGCAGATGGGACGTGCATGCCGGGAGGGGTCAGGACCTGCTTATGTGTACTCGCACGGGGTGTGCCTCCTCTCTTGGTgcttctcccacccaccctcctcacgCACATTCCCATGCAGCCAGCATGCCCACTCCCACAGGCCTGGGAGACCCTAAAAAGACCACAACTGACCATTTCGCTCGCCAGGCCGCCCTTCACCGCTGGGCCAGCAGCTTGCTGGGTATGCACAACCATGGAGGCAGATCATTGTCAGATTTTTCACATGGATTCAAAGCACCAAAGACAGAGCTGCTCCGGCCCCACAGCTCTGATTAGAGATGTGGACTGAAGCTGGAGCCTGTGGTTGGATGGCCATCATCGGCTCCCAGCCAGGTGGGCAGGGACCTGATCTCAGGAGCAGCTGGCACTCCCTTTTGAGGGCTGGATGTAAGAGTAAAGGCCACTGCTGTGGGTTGGAAGGAGGAAATAATAATTATGTCTTTCCCGGGGCATTCCATCTGACCTTTGGAACTGTGAGACATGAGCAGCAATGTGAAGGGGTTTCGGGGGGCTAGGATCAACGTGTTCTGGACAGacaggagaaaaagagaggcagaggcagagcacCTGGGCCCCACTCCAAGCAGCACCACCTGTTCGCTGAGCAGTGCTGGACAGGTCGCATcatgctctgagcctcagtattctcatctgtaaaatgagggcaatGTCACCTGCCCTTGAGGTTGCAGTGGTCACAAAGAGGTGAGGCAGGAAAAGGCTCTTTGCACACAATGTGGTTCTTACAAATGTCGAGTGTTGCTAAACATATGATAGATGGCGAGTAAAGTGACCCAGAGTTCCAACTGGGAGTACCTTGGTGCACCTCAAATTCATAGTGCCGGGGGTCTGTTTACAGTTTGCATCATGAAACCTCAAAGCAAAAAGTAACCCCTAGTTTGTTTGCTCATTCACGAGGGTGCGTCACGCACTGTGCAAGGCAGGCACTGGGGATGCAGTAAAGAATATGACACATGAAGGTTTTCCCTCAGGGCTTTCTCATCAGGTGAGAGACAAACATTAACCAAAGAGTCTCAGTAACAAAGGCACAAAACAGTCAGGTGAGGACTAGGAAGAAAAGGAATGTCACTCCATGGAAATGAACATTCAGTGGAGAAACTGACCCAGAAGGTGGAGTCTTTCTGGGAAAGGCAACACTTGAGCAAAGGTCCTGGGGTGGCAGGAAATGAAACAGCAGGGAGAGTGTAGGGCGGAGGGTAAGGGCAGCAGAGGGTAAGGGCACCGCCTGCTGTAGGCAGAGCCTTGTAGGTTCTCTTATggattttgttcattattttaagATCAGTGAGAAGCTATTACAGAGATGGAAGCAGGGGTGGGGGCTTGATATACCTGGATCTATGTTTCCAAAAGACCTTCCTGGCCGTGgcatggatgatgatgatgatgattccaGATCAAGCCCATTTGGGGAGCTATCTCACTTGCCCAAACAACTAGGGGTCCCCCGTGTGAGGGCCCTTGCCCTGCACATCCTTCCCTCATTGAATAGAAGGAAGTTCAACGGCCCAGTGGTGAAACGCACAGGCCCAGATGCAGACTATCTGGTCTGAATCCGGTTGTGTTCCTTACTAGCTATGGGGCCTGGGTAAGTTACTATACCTCCCCATGCcctagtttcctaatctgtaaaatggagatggtgCTAAGAATAGCTCCTGTTTCAAAGCTGATGCTAATAATAGTCCCTACCTCATAAGGCTGTAGTACAGATTAAGCAGGTTAATGTGTGTACAGCACTTCATGAGTGATGATTAAATACACCAAGGGGCAAGATGCTGGCACACCACAGAGGGCTGGGGCCTCCCTCCAAGATAAAGACCCCTGAAGCATTGCAATCAGTTTTGAAGACAATACATGCATTAAGATTCTTCAGTAGCTATGAGAGTGCAAGCTGCTCCAGAATGCCACACCTTTGGGCAAGCTCAGAGGGACTTCACAAGCTGTGAGACCCACTGTCCTCTCCACTGAATGCAGGCATGCCAGTATTACTTTCACCTTTTCAGTTCCCATACACCGTGTTCTATGGGACCCTCAAAACCCCTCCCTTGGTCCCTCCATTCCCTGCAATGTCTGGGGCTGGCCCAGATTCACAAGTTAGTATGTGCTGAGATTTGCTGTTGTGGTGGCTACTCACTTACGGAGCTGCTCCCACCAacaacctctccccacccctccaccccgcATCCACCACCCCACGACACTGAACAAATAAATCATTTTGCTTCCTTTGAGGAGGAGAGTAGGTCCCCAAGAAAGGCTTCCAACTGTGCTCTGCAAAGGCCCGTCACAGGGCTGGGGTGGCGGGAGGGAGCAGGCAGGAATCCAGCAGCCCCACCCGGCCCACAGCACACGCAGGCACCCAGCATAGCTGGGTTTTCCACAGTTTTATCTATGGAACTTTCACATAAAGCTCCATGTGAACAAGTTCTGAAGCTAAAATACATTTCTGAAGAGGACTCCTCTCAGTCCCCTGTATTCTGTGACCTCTGGCCTGGGGCATAATCTCCGACCATACTTCTGATTTACAGGCTGTTTGTAACTGGCTCTGCCGGTCCTTAATTCACAGAGAGAAGTGACAGGAAAGTGCACAGGCTTCTCCCTGAACCCAGAAACGGGTGCTGCCTTCCTGAGCTTGTCCTTCAGAGTCTCAGGAAGATACGTTTGCTAGGAGAACCCTCCCGCCCAGCACCCCCATATCAGAGGCAAGCAGGCCACATGCCTGGCACAAGGGCTGGCACAGAGCTGCGGTCAGGACAGGCAGGGCCTGGCCACCCCTGAGCCCTCAGCCCCCTCTAGCTGGAATGGTTCcctggaggccagaaggcagcCTGGCCGCTAAACCCCAGAGGGCCTCCCCAGAGTTTCAGGATGCACGGCTTGTTTTAATGACCCAACTGTGTACCAAATGTTTGATTTTATCACTTGGTCGCTGTATTTTCTTAAGGTTTGTTTGCTCTAAGTCCCATTTGCTGGGCATTCCTTGTAAATAGAAATAAGTCCCTGCGCAAAGTCAGGTTGGGCCTCTTGTCCTTTTACAAGAGGAGGTAAGACGACACTCCCCCAAAAGcccccacacacagtgcacatATATCAACACCCCCCTCGCCCCTCACACAAACATCACCCCTCAGGTGCACACACCCATGTTCCCCTCATATATAcctcatgcacacatgcacatatacacacccTCACACCTGCCACACACATACCAGAAATACACCCTCCCAGAAATACATACCCACTCCCTGGCATGCAAAGCTGAAAGCCATGGAAGGCTCACAGCCCCAAGCCCTGGAAAGCAAAACTTGTTCCTCAGCATCAGTTTTGTCTGACACACAGACTCTCCTTTCTGCTTACAGGGAGGCTGGTGGAGCCACTGAGCCGTACAGAGAAAAGTCAGGAAGAAGGCCTGCCTGCAGGTGCACAGCGCCCAGGCCATGTGCAGACCCAGTGCAGCGGCTGCGCAGAGGGCCAAACACTCCCCGAATCCCTGGAAGAACTTTTAATCCAGAGGGACAGATAAAGCAAgcaagcacacaaaactcacaaaagcaTGGAAATGGAAATGGGAAATGTCTGTCATGAGATCAGCAGTCTTGCCCGGGGTTCTGAGAGCATCCTggctgggtggggaaggggctaTGTGCCCCTTGGATACCTGGCCTGGGGAGGGTAAGAAAGTGGCAGGCAGAGATGGCACTGGGGACAGCCAGAGGAAGGACTGAAGGATGGGAAGGACTGGAGAGTGTCTGGCCCAGTGGGAGCAGGTGTGTGTGACTAGGGACAGACTGGGTGTTCCTGGGAGGATGCTGACAGCTAGATGAGGATTGACACTTGCCAAGCAAGAAGCAGCTTTCCGTGAATTTAGGGACTGGAGAGCGACTGGCTGGGCTCTGCTTGAGGAAGAGGAACTTGGTAGAATGTGCAGAACGGGTTggagaggagaggcagggagaCAGGGAGACCAAGCAGCAGCTCAGGCGGCAGGTAATGAGACAGCTGTGATGGCCACGG
The sequence above is a segment of the Manis pentadactyla isolate mManPen7 chromosome 4, mManPen7.hap1, whole genome shotgun sequence genome. Coding sequences within it:
- the TMEM238L gene encoding transmembrane protein 238-like; this translates as MLLERLWGRCNPGQCAFLLVLALLLDAVGLVLLLLGIFASLDYWDFLVYTGALILAFSLLFWITWYSFNIRVSLEKLDF